GCTGCTGTTGTCGTCTTGGTCGACCCAATCGCCAATCATCCATTCCAGGTCTTTCAGCCGGTCGTAATTGGAGTGAATCACCGGCATATCTTCCTCGGTCACGCGGTCCAGGAGCCACTTCCCGTCGCGTTTAACGTCGATTGCGGTGTAGTCAGTCTCTTTCGGCTCCTTCCCGGACTTGTTGACGACTCGCGCCGTTCCACGTTCCATGGCCACCGTCGGCGATAAGAACTCGATCGATTTCACATCGACCGCCAATTTTGCATCTCCGAGGTTCGCGAGGATTGATGCAAACTGGTCTGCGATGGCGTCGTGCCCCACCGCCTCTTCACCTGTTTCCGGGTTCACATACACCGCATCGGGCGACCAAAACGTCGCCAGCGTCTTCGCATCGTGGTTGTTGTAGGCAGTAACATATGCGGCCGCGTTGTTGCGGATGGCCGCTTCGTCCGCGGCTTGGTCCGCGCGCAGTTTGGAAGCTGTCGCCAAACACAATAGAACAGCTAATGAAATCCAGATTTTGTTCATGATTGGTGCTCCTGATATTAACGAAAGGTTTCTTGACGTAGTTTCGACAACTTGACGCGCGTTCGATCCATGACTTCTCGTTCAGCGATCGCTGCCAAGTTCAACCGTGACGTTACTCGAACCCCTCCAAGTCGGCGGGACAGATTGAGAAAAGCACGGTACCGGTCGCGACCCTAGCGCATTCTTTGAAGCTACTATTCCGCACTCAGGTTCTTCGACCCGAAATTCTCGCGGTTCAACCACCGCGCAACGAATCAAAACAGCAAACCGGCGATTGCATGAACCTGGGACGAAGTTCGACAGCCACCGGGCAGGCGCGTACAAGACGAACTACACTCGAGACCAATAAGTAGGCAAACTGGCAACTGGGAGATAATGAAAAGTCGATGGTTGCCCATCAGCAGCCAGTAGACGGCAGAATTCTACCACACCTCTGTCGGTCAAACAATCAGCCATGTTCGCCGTAGGCGGTGCCAATTTCTGTGCCATTACCATTCGTGGCTGATAAAAACTGAATTCGATTGTGGTTGCCTGAGCCAAGTGTCGCCGAGCCCACAATATTCAGGTGACTTGGGAGCACTCTTCGGTTGACCTGGGCCGCTGGTTGGCGGGCATCGTCGCAAATCGATCGTGGGCTGTGCTGTTAAAATTTGGTTCGGTTAATCAACGCGTTCCTAACGGGCTTTGGCAACGGCCCGCAGTCCTAAGGCCAACATCACCCATGCCCATCCGTTGAAAAGCATTTCGATGCCGATAAACATGCCGATGACCCACAGCGCGGCTTCCGGTAATTGGCGATGGATAATAATTCCCAACAGCAGCGTAACGCCGCCATTGAGAAGCACCCAGCCCCAATCCTGAAACCGCACCAACAGCGCCGACGCGATACGGAACACGCCGCTTACGATCAAAAAGATGGCAATGAATTTTGTGAGCACCAACATCGATAGTCCGGGCTCGTCGACGATCATGTATCCAACGACGGCGTATAGTACGCCAATTAA
The window above is part of the Pirellulales bacterium genome. Proteins encoded here:
- a CDS encoding nuclear transport factor 2 family protein; the protein is MNKIWISLAVLLCLATASKLRADQAADEAAIRNNAAAYVTAYNNHDAKTLATFWSPDAVYVNPETGEEAVGHDAIADQFASILANLGDAKLAVDVKSIEFLSPTVAMERGTARVVNKSGKEPKETDYTAIDVKRDGKWLLDRVTEEDMPVIHSNYDRLKDLEWMIGDWVDQDDNSSVEMTCKWTKNQTFISRQFAVSIADRLDMSGMQLIGWDPSTGKIHSWVFDSDGGFGEATWTKKGNRWIINAAATMPDGRKTSAINILTMLDKNSFTWQSTGRELDGEILPNIEPIKVVRGAASDSK
- a CDS encoding HdeD family acid-resistance protein, translating into MSTDIARSNHELHSVRNQWWCFLLLGIALIVVGTMCIVEPLVPSLASVVALGFLLVAAGIIQIVSSFWAGKWGGMLLHMLIGVLYAVVGYMIVDEPGLSMLVLTKFIAIFLIVSGVFRIASALLVRFQDWGWVLLNGGVTLLLGIIIHRQLPEAALWVIGMFIGIEMLFNGWAWVMLALGLRAVAKAR